The proteins below come from a single Panulirus ornatus isolate Po-2019 chromosome 50, ASM3632096v1, whole genome shotgun sequence genomic window:
- the LOC139764639 gene encoding hemocyanin subunit-like, with amino-acid sequence MFKVSGSLQVTGYIYTAPGEPDSARARIMKVFLYYALLAAAAVAAVSADCQPGGSKEQVLAQKQYDVNYLVYKLYGEIRDDTLKVIGQIFNPQGDLTSYHDNGDSVNTLMTEFKDGRLLQKKHWFSLFNTRQREEALMMHKVLINSKNWNVFACNAAYFRTNMNEGEFLYALYVSLIHSELGEGVVLPPLYEVTPHMFTNSEVIHEAYKAQMTSTPSRFESHFTGSRKNPEQHVAYFGEDVGMNTHHVLWHMEFPFWWEDSSEDRHLDRKGESFFWVHHQLTVRYDAERLSNYLEPVEELSWKKPIEDGFAPHTAYKYGGYFPSRPDHVDFADVEGVARVRDMLITDDRIREAIAHGYIDAKDGSHIDIMNSHGIEFLGDIIESSGYSANTGFYGSLHNTAHIMLSRQGDPTGKFDLPPGVLEHFETSTRDPSFFRLHKYMDNIFRKHKDSLTPYTKDQLEFTGLSIDSIGIQGKLETFFENFKYSLLNAVDDTVDIADVEIETYIQRLNHKNFSFLIDVTNTLDTEVLATVRIFAWPLRDNNGIVYSFNEGRWRALELDRFWVKVKKGHQQITRHSTESSVTVPDVPSLHTLMERADATLSSDCALHLEEYESAMGLPNRFLLPKGQEQGMEFNLVVAVTDGRVDAALDNLHENTKFIHYGHDRHYPDKQPHGYPLDRRVDDERIFEALPNFKQMTVKLYSHEEVH; translated from the exons ATGTTCAAAGTCTCAGGGTCACTCCAAGTgacggggtatatatatacagctccaGGCGAGCCTGACTCTGCCCGAGCCAGAATCATGAAGGTCTTTCTCTACTATGCCCttctagctgctgctgctgttgcagctgTTTCAGCCGACTGTCAACCTGGGGGCTCTAAGG AACAAGTTCTGGCACAGAAGCAGTATGACGTCAACTACCTGGTGTACAAGTTGTATGGGGAAATTCGTGATGACACCCTGAAGGTAATCGGCCAAATATTTAACCCACAAGGTGACCTAACATCCTATCACGACAATGGAGACAGTGTTAATACGTTGATGACAGAGTTCAAAGATGGAAGGCTTTTGCAAAAGAAGCACTGGTTCTCTCTCTTCAACACACGACAACGGGAGGAAGCACTGATGATGCATAAAGTGCTAATTAACAGCAAGAATTGGAACGTCTTTGCCTGCAATGCTGCCTACTTCCGCACCAATATGAATGAAGGAGAATTTCTCTATGCTCTGTACGTGTCTTTGATTCATTCAGAGCTGGGAGAGGGAGTGGTGCTACCACCGCTCTACGAAGTCACTCCTCACATGTTCACAAACAGTGAGGTTATCCACGAAGCCTATAAAGCCCAGATGACTAGCACTCCTTCCAGATTTGAATCCCACTTCACAGGTAGTAGGAAGAACCCCGAGCAGCATGTGGCTTACTTCGGTGAGGACGTTGGCATGAACACCCACCACGTTCTGTGGCATATGGAATTCCCATTCTGGTGGGAAGACTCGAGTGAAGACCGCCACCTGGATCGCAAAGGCGAGAGCTTCTTTTGGGTCCATCATCAGCTGACCGTCCGCTACGACGCCGAACGTCTCTCCAACTACCTGGAACCAGTAGAGGAACTCAGCTGGAAGAAACCCATCGAAGATGGCTTTGCTCCCCATACAGCTTACAAGTATGGTGGTTACTTCCCTTCCCGTCCCGATCACGTCGACTTTGCCGATGTGGAAGGAGTTGCTCGTGTCCGAGACATGCTCATAACAGATGACCGTATACGTGAGGCCATCGCTCATGGTTATATTGACGCCAAGGACGGTTCACATATCGACATCATGAACTCTCACGGTATTGAATTCCTTGGTGACATCATCGAGTCGTCTGGATACAGCGCCAACACCGGCTTCTACGGCTCCCTCCACAACACAGCTCACATCATGCTCAGCCGACAAGGAGACCCCACAGGCAAGTTCGACCTGCCCCCCGGCGTCTTGGAACACTTCGAGACCTCCACACGTGACCCCAGCTTCTTCAGGTTACACAAATATATGGATAACATCTTCAGGAAACATAAGGACAGCCTTACTCCCTACACCAAGGACCAGTTGGAGTTTACTGGTCTCTCCATTGACAGTATTGGTATTCAGGGAAAATTGGAAACCTTCTTTGAGAATTTTAAATACAGCCTTCTCAATGCTGTCGACGACACCGTTGATATTGCCGATGTGGAGATTGAAACATATATACAACGACTGAATCACAAAAATTTCTCCTTCCTCATCGACGTCACCAACACCTTAGACACCGAAGTCCTGGCTACAGTTCGAATCTTCGCCTGGCCCCTTCGCGACAACAACGGCATAGTATACTCATTCAACGAAGGTCGATGGCGTGCCTTAGAGCTGGATCGATTCTGGGTAAAAG TGAAAAAAGGTCATCAGCAGATCACCCGTCACTCCACTGAGTCCTCAGTGACTGTTCCTGATGTGCCGAGTCTCCACACACTGATGGAGAGGGCCGATGCAACGCTCTCCTCAGACTGCGCCCTTCACCTCGAGGAGTATGAGAGTGCGATGGGGTTGCCCAACAGGTTCTTGCTGCCCAAGGGTCAGGAACAAGGCATGGAGTTCAacctggtggtggctgtgacggACGGCCGAGTCGACGCAGCCTTGGACAACCTCCACGAAAACACCAAATTCATCCACTATGGTCACGACAGACACTATCCTGACAAGCAACCCCACGGCTACCCGTTAGATCGTCGTGTGGACGACGAACGTATTTTTGAGGCCCTTCCAAACTTCAAGCAAATGACTGTCAAGCTCTACAGTCACGAGGAAGTCCACTAA
- the LOC139764640 gene encoding hemocyanin subunit — MFKVSGSLQVTGYIYTAPGEPDSARARIMKVFLYYALLAAAAVAAVSADCQPGDSKDQALAQKQHDVNYLVYKLYGDIRDDTLKELGQTFNPQGDLTSYHDNGDSVNTLMTEFKDGRLLQKKHWFSLFNTRQREEALMMHKVLINCKNWQAFASNAAYFRTNMNEGEFLYALYVSLIHSELGEGVVLPPLYEVTPHMFTNSEVIHEAYKAQMTSTPSRFESHFTGSRKNPEQHVAYFGEDVGMNTHHVLWHMEFPFWWEDSSEDRHLDRKGESFFWVHHQLTVRYDAERLSNYLEPVEELSWKKPIEDGFAPHTAYKYGGYFPSRPDHVDFADVEGVARVRDMLITDDRIREAIAHGYIDAKDGSHIDIMNSHGIEFLGDIIESSGYSANTGFYGSLHNTAHIMLSRQGDPTGKFDLPPGVLEHFETSTRDPSFFRLHKYMDNIFRKHKDSLTPYTKDQLEFTGLSIDSIGIQGKLETFFENFEYSLLNAVDDTVDIADVEIETYIQRLNHKNFSFLIDVTNTLDTEVLATVRIFAWPLRDNNGIVYSFNEGRWRALELDRFWVKVKKGHQQITRHSTESSVTVPDVPSLHTLMERADAALSSDCALHLEEYESAMGLPNRFLLPKGQEQGMEFNLVVAVTDGRVDAALDNLHENTKFIHYGHDRHYPDKQPHGYPLDRRVDDERIFEALPNFKQMTVKLYSHEEVH; from the exons ATGTTCAAAGTCTCAGGGTCACTCCAAGTgacggggtatatatatacagctccaGGCGAGCCTGACTCTGCCCGAGCCAGAATCATGAAGGTCTTTCTCTACTATGCCCttctagctgctgctgctgttgcagctgTTTCAGCCGACTGTCAACCTGGGGACTCTAAGG ATCAAGCTCTGGCACAGAAGCAGCATGACGTCAACTACCTGGTGTACAAGTTGTATGGAGACATTCGTGATGACACCCTGAAGGAACTCGGCCAAACATTTAACCCACAAGGTGACCTAACATCCTATCACGACAATGGAGACAGTGTTAATACGTTGATGACAGAGTTCAAAGATGGAAGGCTTTTGCAAAAGAAGCACTGGTTCTCTCTCTTCAACACACGACAACGGGAGGAAGCACTGATGATGCATAAAGTGCTAATTAACTGCAAGAATTGGCAAGCCTTTGCCAGCAATGCTGCCTACTTCCGCACCAATATGAATGAAGGAGAATTTCTCTATGCTCTGTACGTGTCTTTGATTCATTCAGAGCTGGGAGAGGGAGTGGTGCTACCACCGCTCTACGAAGTCACTCCTCACATGTTCACAAACAGTGAGGTTATCCACGAAGCCTATAAAGCCCAGATGACTAGCACTCCTTCCAGATTTGAATCCCACTTCACAGGTAGTAGGAAGAACCCCGAGCAGCATGTGGCTTACTTCGGTGAGGACGTTGGCATGAACACCCACCACGTTCTGTGGCATATGGAATTCCCATTCTGGTGGGAAGACTCGAGTGAAGACCGCCACCTGGATCGCAAAGGCGAGAGCTTCTTTTGGGTCCATCATCAGCTGACCGTCCGCTACGACGCCGAACGTCTCTCCAACTACCTGGAACCAGTAGAGGAACTCAGCTGGAAGAAACCCATCGAAGATGGCTTTGCTCCCCATACAGCTTACAAGTATGGTGGTTACTTCCCTTCCCGTCCCGATCACGTCGACTTTGCCGATGTGGAAGGAGTTGCTCGTGTCCGAGACATGCTCATAACAGATGACCGTATCCGTGAGGCCATCGCTCATGGTTATATTGACGCCAAGGACGGTTCACATATCGACATCATGAACTCTCACGGTATTGAATTCCTTGGTGACATCATCGAGTCGTCTGGATACAGCGCCAACACCGGCTTCTACGGCTCCCTCCACAACACAGCTCACATCATGCTCAGCCGACAAGGAGACCCCACAGGCAAGTTCGACCTGCCTCCCGGCGTCTTGGAACACTTCGAGACCTCCACACGTGACCCCAGCTTCTTCAGGTTACACAAATATATGGATAACATCTTCAGGAAACATAAGGACAGCCTTACTCCCTACACCAAGGACCAGTTGGAGTTTACTGGTCTCTCCATTGACAGTATTGGTATTCAGGGAAAATTGGAAACCTTCTTTGAGAATTTTGAATACAGCCTTCTCAATGCTGTCGACGACACCGTTGATATTGCCGATGTGGAGATTGAAACATATATACAACGACTGAATCACAAAAATTTCTCCTTCCTCATCGACGTCACCAACACCTTAGACACCGAAGTCCTGGCAACAGTTCGCATCTTCGCCTGGCCCCTTCGCGACAACAACGGCATAGTATACTCATTCAACGAAGGTCGATGGCGTGCCTTAGAGCTGGATCGATTCTGGGTGAAAG TGAAAAAAGGTCATCAGCAGATCACCCGTCACTCCACTGAGTCCTCAGTGACTGTTCCTGATGTGCCGAGTCTCCACACACTGATGGAGAGGGCCGATGCAGCACTCTCCTCAGACTGCGCCCTTCACCTCGAGGAGTATGAGAGTGCGATGGGGTTGCCCAACAGGTTCTTGCTGCCCAAGGGTCAGGAACAAGGCATGGAGTTCAacctggtggtggctgtgacggACGGCCGAGTCGACGCAGCCTTGGACAACCTCCACGAAAACACCAAATTCATCCACTATGGTCACGACAGACACTATCCTGACAAGCAACCCCACGGCTACCCGTTAGATCGTCGTGTGGACGACGAACGTATTTTTGAGGCCCTTCCAAACTTCAAGCAAATGACTGTCAAGCTCTACAGTCACGAGGAAGTCCACTAA